The stretch of DNA cattagaaataaggtaaacaatcttgatgtgtcttttaattgaaaaacacatttttaaaataagttacagcaaatatgtaacaattatgaatctaatacgatcttttatattcttctgctttcataactgatttttaaaaagcgtttttcaattaaaaagaCATGCCAAAATCGCtgttaccttctttcaagttctttctaatgctaaaaaaaacgaactataacaacTGTTAGTTATCTGTTATCTACTTTAGTCTAATTATAGGtataagtacatttttttttttgtacctacataattaacgAGTATTGTATTGGTTTGTATACCCTTAACTTGCTGCTGGAAGAGCGGGGTCTCCTGTCACAAGTATTGATATACTTACTAGGAGGTCCCAACCCTTTCTCAATTTGTAACACAATGATTTTCATTATATTGTTATTTACTTTAGTTCACCTGAATTCGTCGGGGAATAACAACTCTTACAATTATTACAATAGCCGAAACTCGATGAATGGATGACGCATTACTAGGGGAATCCTACGCGGGGAGGGGCTGCGCACACGCCGGCGCGACCTATAAAACGAGCGCACGCGGCCGGCTTGAATCATTCTTGATACAACCAGCCAGTGAGAGGCAATCAAAATCTCTCCAGCCAGTATCAACactaaaaaaacaaataaatacaacTAGCCATTTCTTTCTTGAAAAGAAAAacattccaatttcaaaaatgAAGCAATACTCGATCGTCGGCAACAAGAAGAAAGTCACCATGGAAACAAACGCCACTCGCCTAAAGGTCGTTGGCAACGGCTGCGTCATTATAGTCAAAAGCAACCAAGGTCACATCGAAGTTATCGGCAGCGATTGCAAGATCGACGTTGTCGACAACTTTGGGACCATCAACCTAGTCGGGGCCAATGGTCTAGTGACAGTTTCCAGGCGCTACAAGAACGATGACATTCAACTTATTGGTGCCTCCTGTCATTTGCTAGTGGATGGGAAAGAAAAAGCAACATTTGAGCCGTTTTCTGCTCAACTCTCGCCTTTCAGCAAGAATTTGGATGACGTTATTGAGTCTATCTTCACCTTCGTCATGCGTTGAAGAAATGAGACTTAGTTATGTGATTGAACTTTGCCGCTCAGTGCTTTATCTGTGACGCGTTGTTTTCGATA from Cydia splendana chromosome 5, ilCydSple1.2, whole genome shotgun sequence encodes:
- the LOC134791143 gene encoding uncharacterized protein LOC134791143, whose protein sequence is MKQYSIVGNKKKVTMETNATRLKVVGNGCVIIVKSNQGHIEVIGSDCKIDVVDNFGTINLVGANGLVTVSRRYKNDDIQLIGASCHLLVDGKEKATFEPFSAQLSPFSKNLDDVIESIFTFVMR